The following coding sequences are from one Gossypium raimondii isolate GPD5lz chromosome 4, ASM2569854v1, whole genome shotgun sequence window:
- the LOC105778906 gene encoding ubiquitin domain-containing protein DSK2a, whose protein sequence is MGAGGDSSESRLGGNGGGEEGVTVNIRCSNGTKFTVRTNLESTVGSFKALLAQNCDIPADQQRLIYKGRILKDDQTLQSYGLQADHTIHMVRGFAPSSSTPPPSATTNVATDNTTPGVTRGIGSNDGAGLGASLFPGLNPLGGGGGSSGFGLFGSGLPEFEQVQQQLTQNPNMMREIMNTPAIQSLMNNPELMRSLIMSNPQMREIIDRNPELGHILNDPSILRQTLEAARNPELMREMMRNTDRAMSNIEASPEGFNMLRRMYENVQEPFLNATTMGGNNGNSPATNPFAALLGNQGGSQARRSPINTSTTGSETVQGQTSPNTNPLPNPWSNTAGGGVTQTNATTRPNPAGDARTPGVGGMGGLGLPDLPPMLNGMPDASQLTQLLQNPAISQMMQSIMSNPQYMNQIMNLNPQLRGMFDMNPQLRDMMQNPEVLRQMFSPETMQQMLALQQSLLSLNRQQSTPDSAQTGGTTAAPGTANLDLLMNMFGGLGAGGLGVPNQPDVPPEELYATQLSQLQEMGFYDTQENIRALRATAGNVHAAVERLLGNSGQ, encoded by the exons ATGGGTGCGGGAGGCGATTCAAGTGAGTCACGACTCGGTGGAAATGGAGGAGGTGAAGAAGGAGTGACGGTTAATATACGCTGCTCGAACGGTACGAAATTTACGGTGAGGACCAATCTCGAATCCACCGTTGGATCTTTCAAAGCTCTTTTGGCTCAAAATTGCGATATCCCAGCTGATCAGCAACGGTTGATTTATAAAGGGCGAATCCTGAAAGACGACCAAACCCTTCAAAGTTATG GTTTGCAAGCTGATCATACCATTCACATGGTTCGTGGTTTCGCCCCATCTTCATCTACGCCTCCTCCTTCAGCTACCACAAATGTTGCAACTGATAACACTACGCCAGGGGTTACTCGGGGTATTGGTTCGAATGATGGTGCTGGTCTTGGGGCATCTTTATTCCCTGGACTTAATCCACTTGGTGGTGGCGGCGGCAGCAGTGGTTTTGGTTTGTTTGGATCCGGACTTCCTGAATTTGAACAAGTACAGCAACAACTAACTCAAAATCCCAACATGATGAGGGAAATAATGAATACACCAGCTATTCAAAGTTTGATGAATAACCCGGAGTTGATGCGTAGTTTGATTATGAGCAATCCTCAAATGCGTGAGATTATTGATAGGAATCCGGAGCTTGGACATATACTTAATGATCCTAGCATTCTTCGACAGACATTAGAAGCTGCAAGAAACCCTGAACTCATGCGTGAAATGATGCGAAACACCGATAGAGCAATGAGTAATATTGAAGCTTCTCCTGAGGGATTTAACATGCTTAGGCGCATGTATGAAAATGTTCAAGAGCCGTTTTTGAATGCTACGACTATGGGTGGGAATAATGGAAATAGTCCGGCTACAAACCCATTTGCTGCTTTATTGGGCAATCAAGGTGGTTCTCAAGCTAGACGTTCACCTATTAACACTTCTACGACTGGTTCTGAAACCGTCCAAGGCCAAACTTCCCCGAATACGAATCCTCTGCCTAATCCTTGGAGCAACACTGCTGGTGGTG GGGTTACCCAGACCAATGCTACTACAAGGCCAAATCCTGCTGGGGATGCCAGGACACCAGGTGTTGGTGGTATGGGAGGCCTTGGACTTCCGGATCTGCCACCCATGTTGAATGGAATGCCAGATGCATCTCAGTTGACCCAGTTATTGCAAAACCCGGCAATTTCTCAGATGATGCAGAGCATAATGTCTAATCCCCAATATATGAATCAG ATCATGAATCTCAACCCCCAACTACGTGGCATGTTTGATATGAATCCTCAATTGAGAGATATGATGCAAAACCCTGAAGTACTACGTCAGATGTTTTCCCCCGAGACAATGCAG CAAATGCTAGCTTTACAGCAATCGCTTCTGTCTCTCAATCGGCAGCAATCAACCCC GGACTCAGCACAGACTGGCGGTACTACAG cGGCACCAGGAACTGCCAATCTAGACTTGTTGATGAATATGTTTGGCGGTCTGGGCGCTGGTGGCCTTGGTGTCCCCAACCAACCCGATG TTCCCCCTGAAGAACTTTACGCTACACAATTATCACAACTCCAAGAAATGGGTTTCTACGATACACAAGAGAATATCAGAGCATTACGAGCTACTGCTGGAAACGTCCATGCTGCAGTCGAGAGACTTCTGGGAAATTCCGGGCAGTAG
- the LOC105780342 gene encoding probable flavin-containing monooxygenase 1, with protein sequence MDRKVAIIGAGISGLLACKYTLSKGFHPIVFESQSTVGGVWTKTVETTKLQTPKPVYQFSDFPWPESVSEDFPDGQKVFDYVNGYAKHFDLVKHIKFNTKVVGIEFEGPNDEEIQAWSLWGCNGEPFGSKGKWKVVVEDLVTLSTEIYNVDFVIVCVGRFSGLPNIPEFPPKKGPEAFDGKVIHSMEYAAMDHKQAAEFVKGKRVIVVGFQKSALDIAVECSAANGKEDPCTVLYRTAHWNVPDYLPWGFSLAHMYLSRFSELMVHKPGEGLLLSLLATILTPLRYAYSKFVESDIKKKLRLEKHGMVPTHSFLKEISSCLISTVPEKFYDKVENGEIKLKKAPSFSFCNNGVLVEGETSPIEADLVILATGFKGEKKLKHIFMSQTFQDYITGSPDAALPLYRECIQPRIPQLAVIGFSESISNIFTSEMRCRWVAELLDGTFKLPSIKDMEKNIKEWDEYLKQYSGGYYRRKCIGALHIWYNDQLCKDMAWKPRRKKGFFAELFEPYGPMDYVSN encoded by the exons ATGGACAGAAAGGTGGCCATTATTGGAGCTGGCATAAGTGGCCTTCTTGCTTGCAAATACACATTGTCAAAGGGTTTTCATCCAATAGTTTTTGAGTCCCAAAGCACTGTGGGAGGTGTTTGGACCAAAACCGTGGAGACCACAAAGCTCCAAACACCTAAACCAGTTTATCAATTCTCCGATTTCCCATGGCCGGAGTCGGTCTCGGAAGATTTTCCGGACGGACAGAAGGTATTTGATTATGTTAATGGGTATGCAAAgcattttgatttggttaagCACATCAAATTCAATACCAAAGTTGTTGGTATTGAATTTGAAGGTCCTAATGATGAAGAGATCCAAGCTTGGAGTTTATGGGGTTGTAATGGTGAGCCTTTTGGGTCTAAAGGGAAATGGAAGGTTGTTGTTGAAGATTTGGTAACTCTTTCCACTGAG ATTTACAATGTGGACTTTGTAATCGTTTGTGTGGGGAGATTCAGTGGTTTGCCAAACATCCCAGAATTTCCCCCGAAAAAAGGCCCGGAAGCATTTGATGGTAAGGTAATACATTCAATGGAATATGCAGCCATGGATCATAAACAGGCTGCTGAATTCGTCAAAGGCAAACGAGTCATTGTTGTTGGGTTTCAAAAATCTGCACTCGACATTGCAGTGGAGTGTTCTGCTGCTAATg GAAAGGAAGATCCATGCACAGTTTTATACAGGACAGCTCACTGGAATGTCCCTGACTATCTTCCATGGGGATTTTCACTTGCACACATGTACCTTAGCCGTTTCTCCGAGCTTATGGTTCATAAGCCCGGTGAAGGGCTTCTCCTTTCCCTCTTAGCCACAATTCTCACACCGCTG AGATATGCATATTCAAAATTTGTTGAAAGTGATATTAAAAAGAAGCTTCGTTTGGAAAAACATGGGATGGTCCCAACACATAGCTTCCTCAAAGAAATCAGCTCATGTTTGATCTCAACTGTCCCTGAAAAATTCTATGACAAGgttgaaaatggagaaatcaaattgaaaaaggcCCCAAGTTTTAGTTTCTGCAACAATGGCGTTTTGGTCGAAGGCGAGACTTCACCGATAGAAGCGGACCTTGTCATCTTGGCCACTGGATTCAAGGGTGAAAAAAAGCTCAAACACATTTTTATGTCTCAAACCTTCCAAGACTACATTACTGGATCCCCTGATGCAGCCCTTCCACTCTACAG GGAATGCATTCAACCAAGGATACCACAATTAGCAGTAATCGGATTCTCAGAGagtatttcaaatatatttaccTCGGAGATGAGATGTAGATGGGTAGCAGAGCTTCTTGACGGCACGTTCAAGCTGCCAAGCATTAAAGAcatggaaaaaaatataaaagaatggGATGAATACTTGAAACAATACTCGGGTGGATACTATCGTAGAAAGTGCATTGGTGCTTTGCATATATGGTACAATGATCAACTGTGCAAAGATATGGCATGGAAACCAAGGAGAAAGAAAGGGTTTTTTGCAGAACTTTTTGAACCTTATGGCCCCATGGATTATGTCTCTAATTAA
- the LOC105779144 gene encoding isovalerate--CoA ligase AAE2 produces MEHLVQCSANHTPLTPISFLERASMVYGDKSLVSNGEIVAALGPNIPEIYELHFAVPMAGAVFSPLNIHQDSTALAAQFKLLEAKVIFIDYQFLNLVIEAFEILVKTCTDFEFPLVVLMLETDPDAKTAADDHQFLGYKTYDSLLNVENNSGFEILRPKGEFDPISIVFTSGTTGEPKGVVHSHRGAYFTTLAEIIINEMKAMPIYLWTVPMYHCNGWCFTWSTAALGGTNICLRTYDSKFIFDAIVEYNVTNLGGATPVLSLIANANQNPLPFKVNIMTGGAPPPPQVVLKIEELGLFLLTRMGCRKC; encoded by the exons ATGGAGCACTTGGTTCAATGCTCAGCCAACCATACACCGCTCACTCCCATAAGCTTTTTGGAAAGAGCTTCCATGGTGTATGGTGATAAGAGTCTAGTTTCAAATGGCGAAATT GTTGCAGCATTGGGTCCGAACATCCCAGAGATATACGAGCTTCACTTTGCTGTTCCAATGGCGGGCGCTGTCTTTTCGCCATTGAACATACACCAGGATTCAACTGCATTAGCTGCACAATTCAAACTACTTGAAGCTAAAGTCATATTCATCGATTATCAGTTCCTCAATCTCGTCATTGAAGCCTTCGAGATCCTTGTCAAAACATGCACCGATTTCGAGTTTCCTCTCGTCGTTTTAATGTTAGAGACCGATCCCGATGCTAAAACAGCCGCCGACGATCATCAGTTTTTGGGTTACAAAACTTATGATTCGCTTCTCAACGTGGAAAACAATTCTGGGTTTGAGATTTTAAGGCCAAAGGGTGAATTTGATCCGATTTCCATTGTGTTTACTTCAGGCACGACGGGGGAACCAAAAGGGGTGGTTCATAGTCATAGAGGAGCTTACTTTACAACCCTAGCTGAAATCattattaatgaaatgaaaGCCATGCCGATTTATTTATGGACAGTCCCGATGTACCACTGTAATGGGTGGTGTTTCACTTGGTCAACCGCCGCACTCGGTGGCACTAACATTTGCCTTAGAACATATGACTCCAAGTTCATATTCGACGCCATTGTTGAATATAACGTCACCAACCTAGGTGGTGCAACACCCGTTCTTAGCTTAATCGCTAATGCGAACCAGAACCCACTTCCGTTCAAAGTTAATATAATGACCGGCGGTGCTCCACCGCCGCCACAGGTGGTTTTAAAGATCGAAGAGCTTGGGTTATTCTTACTCACTCGTATGGGATGTCGGAAATGTTAG
- the LOC105780254 gene encoding isocitrate dehydrogenase [NAD] regulatory subunit 1, mitochondrial — protein sequence MATTRRSLPLLRTLVAGKTQTRPVTYMPRPGDGAPRPVTLIPGDGIGPLVTNAVEQVMEAMHAPVYFEKYDVHGDMKRVPQEVLDSIKKNKVCLKGGLRTPMGGGVSSLNMQLRKELDLYASLVNCCNLPGLPTRHEDVDIVVIRENTEGEYSGLEHEVVPGVVESLKVITKFCSERIAKYAFEYAYLNNRKKVTAVHKANIMKLADGLFLESCREVATKYPSIKYNEIIVDNCCMQLVSKPEQFDVMVTPNLYGNLVANTAAGIAGGTGVMPGGNVGAEYAVFEQGASAGNVGKEKIVEQKTANPVALLLSSAMMLRHLQFPSFADRLESAVKRVISEGQYRTKDLGGQSSTQEVVDAVIAKLD from the exons ATGGCCACGACACGCAGATCTCTTCCTCTTCTGAGAACCCTCGTAGCCGGAAAAACCCAAACCCGACCCGTGACGTACATGCCCCGACCAGGAGATGGAGCCCCAAGACCCGTAACGTTAATCCCCGGAGATGGGATCGGACCTTTGGTGACGAACGCGGTGGAACAAGTGATGGAAGCGATGCACGCGCCGGTTTACTTCGAGAAGTACGACGTTCACGGCGACATGAAACGGGTACCACAAGAAGTGTTGGATTCGATAAAGAAGAACAAGGTTTGTTTGAAAGGAGGGTTAAGAACACCCATGGGAGGTGGAGTCAGTTCATTGAATATGCAATTGAGGAAAGAACTGGATCTATACGCTTCATTGGTCAACTGTTGTAACTTACCCGGATTGCCGACCCGCCATGAAGACGTGGATATCGTCGTAATTAGAGAGAACACTGAAGGGGAATACTCGGGTCTTGAACATGAGGTGGTGCCTGGTGTTGTTGAAAGCCTTAAG GTTATAACGAAGTTTTGTTCCGAGCGGATTGCGAAATATGCTTTCGAGTATGCTTATTTGAACAATCGAAAGAAGGTTACTGCTGTTCATAAGGCCAATATTATGAAACTTGCTGATGGATTGTTCTTAGAGTCTTGCCGTGAAGTTGCAACTAAGTATCCAAGTATCAAGTACAATGAAATCATTGTGGACAATTGTTGTATGCAACTCGTTTCGAAGCCCGAACAATTCGATGTCAtg GTTACCCCTAATCTTTACGGAAATCTGGTTGCAAATACAGCGGCCGGTATTGCTGGAGGCACTGGTGTCATGCCTGGAG GCAATGTGGGAGCTGAATATGCTGTGTTTGAGCAAGGTGCTTCAGCCGGAAAtgttggaaaagaaaagatagtagAGCAAAAGACGGCAAATCCCGTGGCATTGCTTCTCTCCTCTGCCATGATGTTGAGACATCTCCAGTTTCCTTCATTTGCCGATCGACTCGAAAGTGCAGTGAAACGTGTTATCTCAGAGGGCCAGTATCGAACTAAAGATCTCGGTGGGCAAAGCAGTACACAGGAAGTTGTTGATGCTGTTATTGCTAAACTAGATTGA
- the LOC105779145 gene encoding LOW QUALITY PROTEIN: short-chain dehydrogenase reductase ATA1 (The sequence of the model RefSeq protein was modified relative to this genomic sequence to represent the inferred CDS: inserted 5 bases in 3 codons; deleted 2 bases in 1 codon; substituted 1 base at 1 genomic stop codon), translating into MIGKVTVVTGGARGIGAATAKFFVENGAYVVIADILDEPGTMLADSIGACYIHCDVAKESDVESAIQLAITWKGKLDILFSNAGIGGIASSITSLDMEQVKHLISINLLDKVHAIKHAARAMLRXAVKGSIICTSSSTGIIGVLASHPYSLSKAGIIRLMXTAACKLXGIHVNCISPHAVPTDMLVSGYRIFXGNETTPEQVKTLVGEEGILLRGKAATVEDVAKAAVFLASDDNGFITAHNLVIDGRYTSAISSEFHLQVVKN; encoded by the exons atgATTGGCAAAGTCACAGTTGTAACCGGTGGTGCAAGAGGGATTGGAGCTGCCAcagctaaa ttttttgttgaaaatgggGCTTATGTTGTTATTGCTGATATATTGGATGAACCAGGGACTATGCTTGCCGACTCCATAGGAGCTTGCTACATTCATTGTGATGTAGCCAAGGAAAGTGATGTCGAATCAGCTATCCAACTTGCTATCACATGGAAAGGCAAACTAGACATACTGTTTAGCAATGCTGGCATTGGAGGCATTGCAAGCAGCATAACCAGCCTTGACATGGAGCAAGTGAAACATCTGATCTCAATCAATCTACTCGATAAAGTACATGCAATCAAGCACGCTGCACGAGCCATGCTGAG TGCAGTAAAAGGTTCCATCATATGTACGTCGAGTTCCACAGGTATCATTGGAGTGTTAGCGTCTCACCCTTACTCTTTGTCGAAAGCTGGTATCATCAGACTAATGTGAACAGCGGCATGCAAGTT GGGGATTCATGTGAACTGCATTTCTCCTCATGCTGTCCCTACAGATATGCTCGTTAGTGGTTATAGAATTT AGGGGAATGAAACAACACCCGAACAAGTGAAGACACTAGTCGGTGAAGAAGGGATTTTATTACGTGGGAAAGCTGCAACTGTTGAAGATGTGGCCAAAGCTGCAGTGTTCCTCGCCTCAGATGACAACGGATTCATAACAGCGCATAATCTCGTTATTGACGGCAGATATACGTCTGCTATTAGTTCAGAGTTTCATCTGCAAGTAGTAAAGAATTAG
- the LOC105778904 gene encoding protein NRT1/ PTR FAMILY 8.3: protein MGSVDEERSLLEAELDRAENSGLYTGDGSVDFNGNPVLKQNTGNWKACPFILGNECCERLAYYGIATNLVSYLTKKLHEGNASAARNVTTWQGTCYVTPLIGAVLADAYWGRYWTIAAFSTIYFIGMCTLTLSASIPALKPAECVGSICPSATPAQYVVFFFGLYLIALGTGGIKPCVSSFGADQFDDTDPKERVKKGSFFNWFYFSINIGALISSSLLVWIQDNAGWGLGFGIPALFMGLAIGSFFSGTSLYRFQRPGGSPITRMCQVMVAAFHKRNLKVPEDSSLLYETGDNHSAIEGSRKLEHSEELKCLDNAAIVTDAETKSGDFSNPWRLCTVTQVEELKILIRMFPIWATGIVFSAVYAQMSTMFVEQGMMMDTKIGSFTIPPASLSSFDVISVIFWVPIYDKIIVPIARKFTRKERGFSELQRMGIGLFISVLCMSAAALVEIKRLQLAKELDLVDKQVAVPINILWQIPQYFLLGAAEVCTFIGQLEFFYDQSPDAMRSLCSALSLLTTSLGNYLSSFILTLVIYFTTKGGEIGWIPDNLNEGHLDYFFWLLAGLSFLNMLIYTLCAAKYKQKKAS, encoded by the exons ATGGGATCTGTCGATGAAGAGAGGTCGCTGTTGGAAGCTGAACTTGATCGG GCTGAAAACAGTGGGCTTTACACTGGGGATGGCTCTGTTGACTTTAATGGGAATCCTGTTTTGAAGCAAAATACTGGAAATTGGAAAGCATGCCCTTTCATTTTGG GTAATGAATGTTGTGAGAGATTGGCTTATTATGGGATAGCAACTAATCTTGTAAGTTACTTGACCAAGAAACTACATGAAGGAAATGCATCAGCTGCAAGGAATGTGACTACTTGGCAAGGAACTTGTTACGTTACACCTCTCATTGGAGCTGTTTTAGCAGATGCATATTGGGGAAGATATTGGACAATTGCTGCTTTCTCCACTATTTACTtcatt GGAATGTGTACATTAACACTCTCGGCATCAATTCCTGCACTGAAACCTGCTGAATGTGTGGGTTCTATTTGTCCCTCAGCTACTCCAGCTCAGtatgttgtatttttctttGGGCTTTATCTGATTGCATTAGGGACGGGTGGAATCAAACCGTGTGTTTCATCTTTTGGGGCCGATCAGTTTGATGATACTGATCCCAAAGAAAGGGTGAAGAAAGGGTCCTTTTTCAATTGGTTCTATTTTTCCATCAACATTGGCGCTTTGATCTCAAGCAGTCTTTTAGTGTGGATTCAAGACAATGCTGGATGGGGTCTCGGATTTGGCATTCCAGCATTATTTATGGGCCTTGCAATCGGAAGTTTTTTCTCAGGTACATCTCTTTATAGATTTCAACGACCTGGAGGAAGCCCTATTACAAGAATGTGCCAGGTTATGGTTGCAGCATTTCATAAACGGAACCTCAAGGTTCCTGAAGATAGTAGTCTCCTATATGAAACTGGTGACAACCACTCTGCCATAGAAGGAAGTCGGAAACTGGAGCACAGTGAAGAGTTGAA GTGCCTAGATAACGCTGCCATAGTCACTGATGCCGAAACCAAAAGTGGGGACTTCTCAAACCCTTGGAGGCTTTGCACTGTAACACAAGTGGAggaattgaaaatcttgatcCGCATGTTTCCCATATGGGCTACTGGAATTGTGTTCTCTGCCGTATATGCCCAAATGTCAACTATGTTTGTGGAACAAGGGATGATGATGGACACAAAAATCGGTTCTTTCACTATTCCTCCTGCTTCTCTCTCGTCTTTTGATGTTATCAGTGTTATTTTTTGGGTTCCCATCTATGATAAGATCATTGTTCCAATTGCAAGAAAGTTCACACGTAAAGAGCGTGGCTTCTCAGAGTTGCAACGTATGGGAATTGGTCTCTTTATTTCAGTCCTATGCATGTCAGCCGCAGCTTTGGTGGAGATCAAGAGATTGCAGCTCGCAAAAGAGCTAGATTTGGTTGATAAACAAGTTGCCGTACCCATTAATATTCTTTGGCAAATACCTCAATATTTCTTGCTGGGTGCTGCAGAGGTTTGCACATTTATCGGACAGCTTGAGTTCTTCTATGATCAATCCCCTGATGCCATGCGGAGTTTATGTAGTGCGCTTTCACTTCTAACTACATCTTTGGGCAACTACTTGAGTTCTTTTATTTTGACCCTTGTAATTTACTTCACAACAAAGGGTGGCGAGATTGGTTGGATACCGGACAACCTTAACGAGGGTCATCTCGACTATTTCTTCTGGCTCTTGGCTGGTCTCAGCTTCTTAAACATGTTGATATATACCCTATGTGCTGCCAAGTACAAGCAAAAGAAGGCTTCTTGA